In Dermacentor silvarum isolate Dsil-2018 chromosome 10, BIME_Dsil_1.4, whole genome shotgun sequence, the genomic stretch cgctcgcctccgtgcaTCCGTAGGgagcctcgatgccagcgccgcgttcggcggcgctggcatcgaggctccctacgcatccgcggcagcggcggcgccagcCGTACGGGGAAAGCACAGCAAgcaaccagaaagctcgccttcgcgcatagcgttcggcGTTTTAAGCGTTTGCCGATAAAGATTGCGGtcgcataagctgcagttgccgggaagcggcaaccgtagcatacgaagcagggggTGACGCAATTACACTTTCGTATTTAActtgcaaagaaaaagaaacttaagAACGATAAACGTAGGAACACCGCGTCACACCGCTTGCTGTATTAAATAATTTAAGATTAGTTTCAAGGTACGCGGCTCGTCTCCCGTACTGATGTTCGATTCTCGACTGGGTTGTTTCTTTTTTATCAATCAATAAGACATTATACCAGATGGGATTCATGAGAGAGGTGTAGTCTCCCCATGTGTCAGACCGGAGTTTTTTGGCACATACGAAACAACGTAAGTAAACAAAACCAACGGATTACACGAGAACACGAGAGACTATTCGCCGtaaaaaaataatcaaaatacGAAGCATCCGTCTTGCCGCGCATAATTCTTTCTTTACACATAATACGCGCGCCTCGCGCCTGTCGCCTTCACTTGAACGTGCACTTCTTGACGGGGTTCATGGGCGCCCCGGGCCGGCAGCCGTAGGCCGCGGCGAACTCGGCGTTGTTCATGAGCGGCACATTGCAGCGCAGGTTCTTGGGCGAGTAGTAGGGCGAGTTGAGCTCCGCCCTCGCCGAGCACCACTTGTGGCACGTGGCGAGGAAGAAGAGCTGGTCGTTGCCGAAGCCGCCCACCCCGGAGGCGTCGGCCCCGCGGCTCACGGCCCGCCGGTACGCGGCGAACGTGTGTTCGAGGCCGCTGTTGTCGGCGAAGTCCTCGGACAGGGTCAGCGAGGTCGGCTCGCGGTAGCGGTTCGATGCCTCGCTGTACTGCTGCACCAGGCACTCGAGGCGGCCGATGAAGCTCAGCCGTGATGCCTCCGAGAACCAGTTGACCTGTCGGAGAGAGGAGAAGGGTTCGTCGAGCGCATCACAGGGTTCGAAGAGGTTCCTTAAACTCTGGAGGAACCCGTGATTGTGAAACGGATCTTTTAATTTCAATTTGGTTAAGCATAAAATCCTTGAACATATACTTTTACATATACATATaatacatatacacatatacatatacatataattTTTTTCCCGCAACATCTGCTATGGGCTCTCGGTCCAGACGTTGCAGTACGGTGTACAGGGAGCTACTGGAAGTTTGTGTTGTAACGCTGATTGCAACCCAATCATTACGTGATCTGCGAACCGATATTGCAGCGAGACATATCGTACACGTTCTTCTCGCATGTTAAAAAAAGCCGTGAAGTTACGGTAGCTTGGATACTGCTGCCGTCATTACTTATAATGATGCATTGCGCTGAACATTCTACAAAGGGAACAAATTGCATAAAATTGCATAAAAGACGATGGTAAACGAGAAGTGTAGTCAACGTAGTGAAACGCGAGTAGTGAACGAgattcgttttctttctttttttttttcaggtgtctTCAGCACTAACGTGTGCCTTTACTTTAGGAGGACGGACGTTTTCAAAAGGCAGCAGGGGTGGTGTTCACGAATGATCACTTTGGGGATAGAATCACTTTTGCGAGATGTTGCGTGAATCTGCACCGGACCCGTCGAAGTTTAAGGCTGACTGTGTTTCTGGCACAGGGCGAAGATAGCGAGCTGAGCACTGCGTAGGAATGCTTTAGGTTGCATACACCGACTTGTCCAGTGCCGAGACATGCAAAATCTCGCCGAAGTGACCACATCCCCGAAAGTTATCGCCCGAGCATACCATCCCAGACTTAAGCATTGTCGGGTGAGTCTGTCTAAAACCGTGGTGCTGCCTCCTTCGAAAACAAGCAGCCCACTAAATTTCTGATGGATGCTGGGCTCTGGGCCACATGAAGTACCTTTCAATGCATCAACTCTTCCAGACAGAGGCTGGATATATTTCTTTCCCCTTGCAGATGCTTGGAGTTCGGGCTCTGCAGTGGAACGCCCTAAGGAGACCTGTGGTTTAGCCCCCGGGTCGTGTATGTTCGACCATCACTGCACTTCTGGGTCGTCCCACATGCCTCAGGTACAAACTTTCCGGTGTGCTCGATGCATGATAAAAGTGTTTTACCGGACTTGCTAATTTCAGTGTTTTTGTGATACTGCATTCGTATGCTTCACAATGAACAGTGCTGCTTTGTGAGAGCATCTGCAGAATGAGTAACTGCGTCCGCCTTCCTTCACCCTTATGTGATGTTTTTACAAATGCGCGCTGCTAGCGCTCTTTCGTAAATCTTTTCGTGTGACGATGCACGTTGACATTTCGTACTGATTTCCCCTTAGTGGTTGTGCAGCAGCGCCTCGCTGTTTGATGAAGCCACGGTGCACGAAGCGTTCCTGTACACGGCATGTAACATCTTCCTCCCAATCTCTAATGTGCTTATCTAATTGATTAAAATTCACGGACTCTTATCTCATAGAGAACTTCTTTTTCATGAAAAGGAAACCTAAGGGAAGTACTAGATTACTTAAAATTGTAAAAAGTTAGTATAGGAGGTTTTGTTTTGCGTTTCTTAATTAATGAAATATTGATCACGGAAGGAGAAAAGTAAAAGCCAAAGTTCTTTTATAAATGTTTCGCGCATAGACCGCCGCTGTAGGTACAACAGCGTGGCGTTGCAAGTTTCACGGTAGTTAACCTATTAGGATAGCTTTTATGGGCGAGAACTTCCCAGTAGCTATAGGTAGAACCTCTACCTACATGAAATGGCAGTGTGGTATTTATTGATAAAGTTAAGTAGGTTCTAAGAGGCGTCGTCGAAATCTGTTGACGTCAAACGGAGCTGGTGCAAGGATACTGAAGTGACGCCAACCCCCCTCTATCGTTTTCGAACCCTTTCTGCCTAACCAAGTGTCGGCTTCCCGCAAGGCCGAGCTAAATGCTACTACTAAAGTTTAATCAACTCACCTAGCCCAATACTCTTAGTTTTCAGTTTAACAAAGTGAATGGGCACAGTTTAATAAAGTGAAAGAGCGCGTACATACCTTGACTCCGGTCTGGTCCATGTTTCCCATGAAGGGGTCGAAGACGTGCGTGATCTCGTGGCCGACCACGTGACCGAGGCCCCCGAAGCGCGCTGCAGCCGGCAGGGAGCGCGCGAAGTAGGGCGGGAACTGGATGGACTGGCATGATGAACATCACGTGGTAGACGAACATGTAGAACGCGTTCACCGGTATGGGCTGCGCGTGCATGTAGAGCTCCCGGTTGATGGACCGGTTGCCGCGGCCGCCGCGCAAGAGGGGCTTGGACTGCGCCAGGGCGGCGCGCAGCGATTCCGTGTAGGTGCGCAGGAAAGGGCGCCTGCATTGCGAGAGGCACGACGCCATGTTGGGCATCGAAAcaagatattttttttcaaagaaCACTTTATCAGTACAAGCTAATTTAGTGTATCCTTTGGCGCGCTGGTTGCAGTCGCGTTGTTTCTTTACTGGTGGTGCGTACACAATGTAATTCAATAAATACGCAGAGTATATCCATTCAAAGTCAGCCACAAGCGAGAAATAACTATAAAAAGGGGTAGACGAGGGCGATAGacaaataatgttttttttttttcataacacaGGTCGGAGTATACATTAGGCGAAGCTTTGCCTAAATCTTGGTCGTCCTTCTGGCTTAAGACGGCCTTGCGACTTCGCAAATTgatcatattcatcaaaatatcgcgctataaatgcaacaattcgtTAATAATTACGCATGCGTGCAGAGACTTGCTGTCTTGCTGCATTTCGTCAGCGACATAGCCATTCTGACGAGTCACGCGTGGGCAAGCAAATGGTTCGCTTTCCGAACCGCTACaaaatgtccccccccccccccccctccccctcaaaaAATAGCATCCTTGGCTGAACCCGCATGCTTGAAGCTCGCATAGACACTAGAGCTGGAGTTTCCTCTAGTAATATTTTATAGGAAACTCTGTGGAGGACCTTTTTCCTGTGCTTGTCCGCGGACAGTACCGAAACACTTCTTTGACCAGTGTTCTGACCTGAACTTTGGCAGATAGGAGTAGTGGGCGTCGATGGCCTCTGCCGACGACAGCTCCTTGGGGAACGCGACGATCTCGTGCAGCGAAGAGAGCTTGTTGACGGCCTCGCGCCGCGTGGCGTCCTCCATCCAGGACAGGTTGCGGAACGCGAGCAGCGACGAGTCGCGGATCGCGTTCACCATGTGGTCGGCCGTCTTGAGCGCGCCCGCGGGCAGGAACTTGGCGAAGAAGAAGTGCGCCAGCGCGAACGGCGCCATCTCGGAGACGCGGCCGATGCACGACTCCAGGTAGGCGACGGCCATCTGCGCCTCGTTCGTCTCGGCCAGCAGGGCCTTGGTGAGCTCGTACGAGGCCAGCGGCAGCAGCGAACGGGTCACGTGCCAACCGACGAAGAGCCGCAGTCGGTCGAGCTCGCGCGCGTACTTGCCCAGGAAGCGACCGGCGACGCCCAGGTACGCGGTGCCGATGATGTACAGCTCGCTGAGCGCGCCCATCTGGGCCTCCTCCGGAAGGTGCCGGTTGATGGCCTCCAGCCAGCGCTCGGACGAGACGCGGCCCGCGCTCAGGTCGCCCAGCTCCTGTGTTGTATGGCGTATAAGTTGAACTTCGCACGAGGCATGTGCAACATTTACTACcgtgaagctgtctatggctagggtactatgcatttttcgtgtccgtcaacagatctgcgtgtgcaagaactcggctcccgaatttgatgcaaaatcgcttcattctatgcaaagcGCGAACGGCGCcatatacgtctcatcacttggatatgcattttcagtagattagttatcaataggtaccaatttcaagatcagtagactctcaggtagataataaggatttctcaaagatttgccgctgtgagacccgcgtcggccatgtgtacgctcgcaccgccctctctttgtcgtcgttccaagcgcttgcgagAGTGGCGGTctcgtcgcgcgtgtctagtctTTTCCGGCTCCCCGAGGTCGCGGTAGACTTCCATACGAATGTATGCCACCGATCAAGACCACCGACCAAAATAAAGTGAGTCTGTCTTCGGGATAACCGCCTTAGctgctcaagagaaataaaatttgctcataacTTTGATCTAAACTTCATGTCACCTCAATGTCGTGTGCAAagctgcttcgctggtaatccaccttcacagcagtggaatggcacgTGATATTTGTAAGCGGGTTTCCACAAAGAGTCGCTGGGGCACGCGTGACGCCTTGTGGTAGATAACGACTCATCCTGTACGGCTAAACATGTGTATGCAGGTCTGCTTATAAAGGGGATATTACGTTGTAGGCGATTGCTGGTTCGCTGGAATATGAACAACCGATTTCTTTGGAAGCATCTCACTAGCGATCTTTGATGATATATGACACGCCGCTGACGGCGAGGTTGCAGTACTACTACTGAGTCATGGCAGCCGCGATGTAAACGGAACAGACTTACCGGAACAGATTCGGGTAACGGAACGGATTAGAAACGGAACAGATTTCGAAGCAGCAAACCTGTGCCTGCTTACGTGGACTCATTCCTTCGCAAACACCAAAAGAGATCTTCAAATGGCATAGTTTTCTATGCTGCAGTCGGTGTCATTCATGCTTCTAAGCAGTGGTTTTGAACAATTAACGCCTGCACCTTGCGCGGCATATACTCATTTGTAGATTGAAAACGCTCCGCAGGTGTTCATCTTGCTAAGAGAATGCTGGAGTATTCGAAAGTCGTGTGCGTATGAAAATTTATATCAATGCTTATATATTTTAGCAACTCACACTGTTGAGCAAGCTGGCTCTTCGTGAACTTTAAAATGGCTGACGACATTGTGGAAGCTAGTACTcctacattgaaaaaaaaaaaaatggcggccgTTCTCTCTACTTCGCTCCCGTGTTTGGATCTGTGACTTTAGTAGCACTATTTATTTACCGAGCAAGAAAGGACGTCCTCATCTCTGTTAAGAGGTCTACTTTCGAGTCACATGGACCGTTCAAACTTGATGGTCCTCCTGAGAAGCTACCGTTCCAACTCAAAGTACATGAGCATGATGTCTGCTTCAGTGTTATgctcaagaaaacttttttacaAGGCATGATCCGGCACAACCTCTCAACGGTTCTCTGGCGTTCTTAGCTGGCTCTAGAGATGACGTCTTTGACAACCTCCCGGGTATGCCGCACCTGGAACTGCGAGTAGCCGATGAGGTCCTTCTCTTTGTACTCGAAATACATGGACATCAGGTCGGTGTCCATCTGGACCATGTCCTCGACCAGCGACGTGTAGTCCTGTCCCGCGGTGCCCAGCGCGGCGGCGAGCTGCAGCAGCATCTTGCCCAGAGCGGCGCCGGGCAGGTGCAGGGCCCGGTGCTGGAACCAGAGCATGAGCCCCTGGTTCTGGCTCAGCGACAGGATGAGGCGGTCGTCTTGCCTGAAGTTGGGCACCAGTTTCATCT encodes the following:
- the LOC119431590 gene encoding neprilysin-1, which translates into the protein MTPPRVNCLVTAGAVPLVGTFRESRHQHQQRPARKPRDRCARDKRRSEARGHERTLSPSRPSPSIQSRPEGLLLLPRLVLAALRDDTVQSNVKPVPQVTLLPPPGTVLSTIPGHLFGEPVPGRPSSAVRRYRAWDSVHTLFAIGRATEQAATLDDDGDGVQAAGVLSWCATNVSPYVAVLVASLAYASLYALVPHLVTTVVAPRCFAPDCYDFPNELAMAMDASVDPCTDFYQFACGRWSKVHPVDTNQFTSLQRKIFFSLYTDIRRQPSLAQSRSGEKSARALRMCEDIFVNREENLEGLRAFLGDHGLGWPDAPLDSAEFNVLDTLVGLSLDSDVHVLFQMKLVPNFRQDDRLILSLSQNQGLMLWFQHRALHLPGAALGKMLLQLAAALGTAGQDYTSLVEDMVQMDTDLMSMYFEYKEKDLIGYSQFQELGDLSAGRVSSERWLEAINRHLPEEAQMGALSELYIIGTAYLGVAGRFLGKYARELDRLRLFVGWHVTRSLLPLASYELTKALLAETNEAQMAVAYLESCIGRVSEMAPFALAHFFFAKFLPAGALKTADHMVNAIRDSSLLAFRNLSWMEDATRREAVNKLSSLHEIVAFPKELSSAEAIDAHYSYLPKFRRPFLRTYTESLRAALAQSKPLLRGGRGNRSINRELYMHAQPIPVNAFYMFVYHVMFIMPVHPVPALLRALPAGCSALRGPRSRGRPRDHARLRPLHGKHGPDRSQGQLVLGGITAELHRPPRVPGAAVQRGIEPLPRADLADPVRGLRRQQRPRTHVRRVPAGREPRGRRLRGGRLRQRPALLPRHVPQVVLGEGGAQLALLLAQEPALQCAAHEQRRVRRGLRLPARGAHEPRQEVHVQVKATGARRAYYV